From Cannabis sativa cultivar Pink pepper isolate KNU-18-1 chromosome 8, ASM2916894v1, whole genome shotgun sequence, a single genomic window includes:
- the LOC115700492 gene encoding uncharacterized protein LOC115700492: MNNSKHSKLPPNIRLHSSHRLPHLSSNPFLILSEMKLFLLLLVLIAPLAQATDINYCTKKLYEVKVSKVDINPYPIVRGEPATFAIAATTDTPISGGKIEIDVSVFGIQIHREFLDLCTETSCPVSSGDFVVSHSQALPAFTPPGTYTLRMRMHDESGHELTCISFKFSIGLGSSVADS; this comes from the exons atgaataatagcAAACATTCAAAGCTTCCACCTAATATTCGTCTCCATTCAAGTCATCGACTTCCACATCTCTCTTCCAACCCATTTTTGATATTATCTG AAATGAAGCTCTTTTTACTCCTCCTAGTCCTTATTGCACCCCTCGCTCAAGCCACCGACATCAACTACTGca CTAAGAAGCTTTATGAAGTCAAGGTTAGTAAAGTAGATATAAATCCTTATCCAATAGTCAGAGGCGAGCCAGCAACTTTCGCCATTGCTGCAACTACAG ATACACCAATCTCTGGAGGGAAGATAGAGATCGATGTTTCGGTGTTTGGAATCCAAATCCACCGAGAATTTCTTGACCTTTGCACTGAGACATCTTGCCCTGTCTCATCCGGTGATTTCGTGGTTTCTCACTCTCAAGCTTTACCTGCATTTACTCCTCCA GGTACATACACACTTAGAATGAGAATGCACGATGAAAGTGGTCATGAACTGACATGCATTTCCTTCAAGTTTAGCATTGGGCTTGGATCATCTGTGGCAGATAGCTAG